Part of the Aquicella lusitana genome is shown below.
TGCAACACCAACGATTGCACGCTTTTTTCCTCGATTATTCGAGAGACGATTAAATATTTCTTTCAGGCTCGGGTCTTTTGTAATGGCTATCCATGCTGCTTCTATAAAAATTCTGCGTAATACTGAATTTCCTTGTCGTGTAATATGACCCTGTCGAGTATGCTCACCCGATGAATGCTCACTCGGCGTTAGTCCTGTAAAACTAAATAACTGTTTTTCATTTTTAAACTGAATCATATTACCCAGCTCATTGGCTAATTGTCTTGCATGAATTGGGCCAATCCCTGGGACGCTTTCATAAATCATTTGCAGACTTTTTTCATCATTTGCCTGAATTTCAAGCCTTGCTTCTATTTCTTTCATTCGTTTCGTCAATTGCATCCATTGCTCAGCATATTGATGAACGCTATAACAAAAATCGTTTGAATAATTCCCCTGTTCCACTTCACTTAACTTTTGAGATAACCATCTTGGACAAATCACCGTATCATCTTCTACTTCTATTAATCCTTGAGTAAATAATAGTCCTTTAAATTGCTGACCAACTTGATGCCGTAGTTTCAATATATTTGTCCGTAATCGCGTCATGCTACGTTTCTCTTCTCGCTCTTGGCTTGGCACAAAGATCCCATGCAATCGCCCAGCAGATAATTGTAGGGCTATTTTTAATGCATCGCGTTTATCTGTCTTGACCCGATCTCGGGAGGCTACTTCAATAGAACCAGGATGGACCACTATGTTATTTATTCCATGGGAGACCAAATAGCGATGCAGATGAAATCCAGAAAATCCAGCTTCGTAAGCAGTTTTGATGACCGCTCCAGAAAACGTATTTTTTAGATAACTTACCAATATCTCAGCTTTGGCTGGCATTGTATCTCGTTTCACTACTTCTCCTTCGCAAATAATAACGCAAGAATAGGTCTTTTTATGAACATCTATACCAACGTATACCTCTTTCCCTGTATAATCGTACTGTTTCATGAGACCCCTCCGT
Proteins encoded:
- a CDS encoding IS110 family transposase, with protein sequence MKQYDYTGKEVYVGIDVHKKTYSCVIICEGEVVKRDTMPAKAEILVSYLKNTFSGAVIKTAYEAGFSGFHLHRYLVSHGINNIVVHPGSIEVASRDRVKTDKRDALKIALQLSAGRLHGIFVPSQEREEKRSMTRLRTNILKLRHQVGQQFKGLLFTQGLIEVEDDTVICPRWLSQKLSEVEQGNYSNDFCYSVHQYAEQWMQLTKRMKEIEARLEIQANDEKSLQMIYESVPGIGPIHARQLANELGNMIQFKNEKQLFSFTGLTPSEHSSGEHTRQGHITRQGNSVLRRIFIEAAWIAITKDPSLKEIFNRLSNNRGKKRAIVGVARRLAGRIRSCVLTGALYEIKPTQEACSLQEKVA